From the genome of Candidatus Nitrosocosmicus oleophilus, one region includes:
- a CDS encoding MEDS domain-containing protein: protein MESASNTISESEYGTHALVIYENLETLREFYSQYIKKRIEEKNEFIQLASFYETEDSVRKTLSAGHVSIDVDKWEKTENSLMIMDSLKKYLGNESQQSENNSDKDLVGYAKEKGKAGVSFLGDMGPFRYEHRIQDLLAYESSLPTRYDIDLKRLCLYHQKDFNTLSKEQKQKLLSHHAFAIKI from the coding sequence GTGGAAAGCGCATCAAATACTATATCTGAATCAGAGTATGGGACTCATGCATTAGTTATTTACGAGAATTTAGAGACACTAAGAGAATTTTACTCGCAATATATAAAAAAAAGAATTGAAGAGAAAAATGAATTTATTCAACTAGCATCGTTTTACGAAACTGAAGATTCTGTCAGAAAAACTCTGTCGGCAGGACATGTATCAATAGATGTCGATAAGTGGGAGAAGACTGAAAATTCATTGATGATTATGGATTCTTTAAAGAAATATTTAGGTAATGAATCTCAACAATCTGAAAATAATTCTGATAAGGATTTAGTAGGATACGCCAAAGAGAAGGGAAAAGCGGGTGTATCATTCTTGGGAGATATGGGCCCTTTTCGTTATGAGCACCGCATACAGGATCTCCTAGCATACGAATCATCTCTACCTACTAGATACGATATCGATTTAAAGAGATTATGCCTATACCATCAAAAGGACTTTAATACACTTTCAAAGGAGCAAAAGCAAAAGTTATTAAGTCACCATGCATTTGCTATAAAAATATGA
- a CDS encoding response regulator yields the protein MSSSSDKSIIIVDDEIELADLFKEFLKKEGFNAISFTDPIMALEYFRETSGKHSLIITDMRMPDINGIDLAKNIREINNEIKIFLMTAFDAKDLKDHENFKIARIDRIIQKPIRFPDLREMINDAWKK from the coding sequence TTGTCATCGTCATCTGATAAGTCTATCATTATAGTGGACGATGAAATAGAACTTGCAGATCTTTTCAAAGAATTTTTGAAAAAAGAAGGATTCAATGCAATCTCTTTCACTGATCCTATAATGGCACTTGAATATTTTAGGGAAACTTCTGGTAAACATTCCTTGATAATTACGGACATGAGAATGCCAGACATAAATGGTATAGACCTTGCAAAGAACATTAGAGAGATTAATAATGAAATAAAGATTTTTTTAATGACTGCTTTTGATGCCAAAGATTTGAAAGATCATGAGAACTTTAAGATTGCAAGAATTGATAGGATAATTCAAAAACCAATTCGTTTTCCTGATCTCCGGGAGATGATAAATGATGCTTGGAAAAAATGA
- a CDS encoding LLM class flavin-dependent oxidoreductase produces the protein MRTVGYWASQEQYSMQDLIKFTIEAEKGGFTSTMTSDHFHPWWNDGGFGNFTWIWLAAAAERTKKMRFVTGVTSPIYRYNPAIIAQAFASLAILYPRRISLGLGSGEAMNEVSVGFEWPSSRTRLERTIEAIEIIKILWEKERQPQSNRETSFTSDKKFIDKDGFLNYNGQYFKTKSAKLYSLPSYPIPLYMAASGPKATAAAATLTDGLITVSKPNNSKEVFDKFDEAAVAAGKDPNKLEKISKPRISYSEDYDEAFKSINFWRASEIRNVFDTAINDPRKLQQKALEEVSDEELEKSTLIVTSVEDLIKPLEEYFKCGFTQIYIHSTSPDELDFVQQFCKKVLPHFKEEKQQ, from the coding sequence ATGAGGACAGTTGGGTATTGGGCCTCCCAAGAACAATATTCTATGCAAGATTTAATCAAGTTCACAATTGAAGCAGAGAAAGGCGGCTTTACTTCAACTATGACTAGTGATCATTTTCACCCTTGGTGGAATGACGGAGGATTTGGAAATTTTACCTGGATATGGCTTGCAGCAGCTGCAGAAAGAACAAAGAAGATGCGATTTGTTACTGGAGTCACTTCTCCGATTTATAGGTACAATCCTGCAATAATAGCGCAAGCATTTGCATCTCTTGCCATATTATATCCACGCAGAATTAGCTTGGGATTAGGTTCAGGAGAAGCCATGAATGAAGTTTCCGTTGGATTTGAATGGCCCTCCTCAAGAACTAGATTGGAAAGGACGATAGAAGCCATTGAAATTATAAAGATTCTCTGGGAAAAAGAGCGACAACCTCAATCAAATAGGGAAACTAGTTTTACATCGGACAAGAAGTTTATCGACAAAGATGGATTTTTGAACTATAATGGTCAATATTTCAAGACAAAATCGGCTAAACTCTATTCACTTCCTTCATATCCAATTCCTTTGTATATGGCTGCCTCAGGACCCAAGGCTACTGCAGCTGCTGCTACTCTTACAGATGGATTGATCACGGTATCAAAGCCTAATAATTCAAAAGAAGTATTTGATAAATTCGATGAGGCCGCTGTTGCCGCAGGTAAAGATCCAAATAAACTTGAAAAAATAAGCAAACCCAGAATATCCTATTCCGAGGATTACGATGAGGCATTCAAATCCATAAATTTTTGGAGAGCAAGCGAAATAAGGAATGTATTTGATACTGCCATTAATGATCCAAGAAAATTACAGCAAAAAGCACTAGAAGAAGTATCAGACGAAGAGCTAGAAAAGTCAACCCTAATAGTAACGTCTGTGGAAGATTTGATAAAACCACTTGAAGAATATTTTAAATGTGGTTTCACCCAGATTTATATACACAGCACTAGTCCTGATGAACTTGATTTTGTACAACAATTCTGCAAAAAAGTGTTACCTCATTTTAAAGAGGAAAAACAACAATAG
- a CDS encoding L-dopachrome tautomerase-related protein produces MSNNPKNTHLHKLPSADPVGALETVAFFNDAMPTGVTVSHKGRIFVNFPKWGDDVKYSVAEILKDGNMVAYPDESLNKTNEDDQASTLVSVQSVVVDPRDRLWILDTGSPLFQPTKYGGPKLICVDLETNKVTKKILFSQTVALPTTYLNDIRFDLRRGDEGMAFITDSSQKGSNGFIVVDLGSGESWRRLNDHKSTKPEDLQAFLPLVEGKPFLEEQQNGSVKHGASMGADGIAISSDGSRLYYCPLGSRKLYSVDIDALINRDTPESDVVATIKDHGDRGGASDGLESDASGNIYSTNYEHNAILRLRHSDKIWETLAYDSRLLWPDTLSLATDGYLYVTANQLHRQARYNNGKDRRVKPYVMFRIQVNARPVLLR; encoded by the coding sequence ATGTCAAATAATCCAAAAAATACTCATCTACACAAGTTGCCATCTGCTGATCCAGTAGGAGCATTAGAAACCGTAGCTTTTTTTAATGATGCTATGCCAACAGGAGTGACAGTATCCCATAAGGGTAGAATATTTGTAAACTTTCCAAAGTGGGGTGACGATGTCAAATACTCTGTTGCTGAAATACTTAAAGATGGGAACATGGTTGCTTATCCGGATGAGTCATTAAACAAAACAAATGAAGATGATCAAGCTTCAACTTTAGTATCAGTACAGTCTGTTGTTGTTGACCCTCGTGACAGGTTATGGATTCTTGACACTGGTAGCCCCTTATTTCAACCCACAAAATACGGAGGGCCAAAGTTGATTTGTGTTGATTTGGAAACAAACAAAGTAACTAAAAAGATTTTGTTTTCCCAAACAGTGGCATTACCTACAACCTATCTAAACGATATTCGATTCGACTTACGAAGAGGCGATGAGGGTATGGCCTTCATCACAGATTCATCTCAAAAGGGATCGAATGGATTTATTGTGGTTGACCTTGGATCTGGTGAAAGCTGGCGTCGACTTAATGATCACAAATCGACCAAACCGGAGGATCTGCAAGCCTTTCTTCCTCTAGTAGAAGGTAAGCCATTCCTAGAAGAACAACAAAATGGGTCGGTGAAACATGGAGCCAGCATGGGCGCTGACGGCATCGCAATTAGCTCTGATGGGTCTCGTTTATACTACTGTCCACTTGGGAGTCGTAAGTTATACAGTGTAGATATAGATGCCCTTATTAATCGTGATACACCAGAATCGGATGTTGTTGCTACCATAAAAGATCATGGTGACAGGGGTGGTGCATCGGATGGTCTTGAATCAGATGCCTCTGGTAATATCTACTCAACTAACTATGAGCATAATGCCATTCTTCGTCTTAGACATTCTGACAAGATATGGGAAACATTGGCATATGATTCACGCCTCCTATGGCCCGATACCCTTTCACTAGCTACAGATGGATATCTCTATGTTACCGCTAATCAATTGCATCGTCAAGCTCGTTATAACAATGGGAAGGATCGCCGAGTTAAGCCTTATGTTATGTTCCGTATTCAAGTAAATGCCCGACCTGTCTTGTTGCGATAA